CACCAGAAAGAAATAACAATCGAACAGATTTCTAATATTCATCAAATTCTCGTTTCTTCATTGTCGACGCAGCGCATCCCTCAAGGTACACCACTATGGGTGTTTCGATCGGCAATCAGTGCCCCAAGTGCACTCATAGGCCTTTGCGAATCTCAGTATCTCGACGCCAAATCTTCGGGGTATAACCTCAGAATTGACAGCCAGAAACTTGAGCTAGCATCGGACGTCGCCGCCTTCGCAAATGCTACAGACGGGGGAGTCATTCTTATTGGGGCAGAGACAGCAAAAGATAAATTCGGGAGAGACCAGATCGTCAAGTTTCCCGGAATCGCGAGCAGGTCCGTCGACGTTAATCAGTACCGGGATACCATTTCAAGGTATGCGATACCAGGAATATCGGGTTTGCGAATCGATGTCTGCGAAACAGAAGGGAGTGAGCTTCTTTGCATACTGAT
This Actinoalloteichus hymeniacidonis DNA region includes the following protein-coding sequences:
- a CDS encoding AlbA family DNA-binding domain-containing protein, which encodes MFRSAISAPSALIGLCESQYLDAKSSGYNLRIDSQKLELASDVAAFANATDGGVILIGAETAKDKFGRDQIVKFPGIASRSVDVNQYRDTISRYAIPGISGLRIDVCETEGSELLCILIPPQNPSKIPFIVKGSINKNGKISGKHIAVPIRSTDGNTHLDAHLIHAALSDGWHKKK